The genomic stretch CGGTGTACGTGGTGGACGCTTCAGGAACGATCCGGTACGTGCACTATCAGCCGGACTACAAGGTCCGCCTTAGCGGTGCCGCTGTGCTCGAAGCGGCGAAGAAGGTCAGCCAGCCCGCGCAGCTAAAGCGCTAACCGCGGTCAAGCACCTTTTCGTTCGAGCATGTCGAACGGCAAGACGCGGCGCAGCGTAAAGCCCAGACGCTCGTAGACCCTCTGCGCCGCGACGTTGTCGGATTCGGTGTGCAGGAACGCCACGTCGCCCTTGGACATCACGTAGTGAACGAGATGGCGCGTGAGGCGGGTGGCGTAGCCCTTGCCACGGTGGTCCGGATGGGTGCAGATCGCGCTCAGCTCTTGGTAGCCATCCATGGCCATGCGAACGCCAGCCATCGCGCAGAGCACGCCGTCCTCCAGGATGCCCACGTAGTGGCCCAGCCGCGCGGTGCCAGGTCGAAAGTAGGCGGGATAGACCTGCGCCGTGAGCTCGAGCATCGCCTCGATGTGCGCTTCGCCCATGACGATGGCCTCTGGCTCCGGCCAGGCGTCGGCGGCAGGAAGGTCCCACACGTACTGGTGCACCTCGATGCCGTGGACGAGGTCCCAGTCGGCGGTGCGTTCCGGGATGACGGCGAGGATGCCGACGCGGTCTCCAGGCTGGACGATCTCGAGCATCTGGGAGGCCGCCCGCCCCGACTTCTCCTCGACGGCGATGAACGGGGTGACGTCTGGCGGATAGCGCAGCGCGAGGCCATCGCCGATCGCCAGGTGGGCGTGACGGGTCA from Armatimonadota bacterium encodes the following:
- a CDS encoding GNAT family N-acetyltransferase, coding for MTSLDNPIWHSLMTRHAHLAIGDGLALRYPPDVTPFIAVEEKSGRAASQMLEIVQPGDRVGILAVIPERTADWDLVHGIEVHQYVWDLPAADAWPEPEAIVMGEAHIEAMLELTAQVYPAYFRPGTARLGHYVGILEDGVLCAMAGVRMAMDGYQELSAICTHPDHRGKGYATRLTRHLVHYVMSKGDVAFLHTESDNVAAQRVYERLGFTLRRVLPFDMLERKGA